DNA sequence from the Leptospirillum ferrooxidans C2-3 genome:
AGGTTCAGCCTGGCGGGGCTTTCAGGAAAGCCGGACTCTATCGGGGCTATCGAACGATTTCGGGAAGAGATGATCCATGACAATCCCCTTGACCGCAAAACACAACAACTGGTGCATTTGGCAATGTTTTTGGCGCAAGGCAATCGGGCGGCGGCCATGCTCCATGTGCGGGGGGCCCTGAAGGCGGGAGCGACACCCGCCGAGCTTTACGGGGTTTGTGAAACAGGGGCAATTGTCGGAGGAATGCCAGTGTATAGTCTGGCGGTGGATCTTGTCCATGATGTTCTTCGGGAGCAAGGTTTTTGGGAGCGTTCCAACCCACCTGCAACATCAGAAACCTCTTGATCTCCCTTGCTGGCATTCGTTTTTCAGCAGAGTTTTGTAAAAAAGGGGAGGCAGAACCCCGAAGGGCAAACTAACGGAGGAGCTCCCCCGTTTTTGAACAAATAGGAATGCACAGGCCCTTGTCACCCTGTTGCCGACCGTTCTCATCATGATGCCCCCCGGAATGCTTTTCTGTCCCGGGGGGCGATCCTCTACTGCTGTAACCGTTCGATTCCCAAAGCTTTCAGCATGTATTTTTCGTAGATCGGTTCAGAACTCCCTGTTTTCATCTTTCTGATGAAGTATTTTTCAAAGGCGATTTTTGCCAGATGAACCCATTTGCCCTTTTTCATCCAGGCGACATTTCTGGGGGGGATCTGGGGAAGCGCTACGAATGCTGCTCCGGTGTCTCCCATATCGGCAAGACAGATCGCATTCCATGTGCCCTTTGTGTCGGGTTCCCGTCCTTCAATCTCCGCCTTGATGTTATGGACGATAGCGGTCACCATCGATTCGATCATGTAGCCTGTTTTGGGTGTTCCTGTCGGAACGGGGGTTGTCTCAACCGGTGGAATGGCGACACATACTCCGGCTGAATAGATATTCTTGTAGGCCTTGCTTCTCTGGTAGTCATCGATGATGACGAAACCACCCGGATTGACCATGTCGGTCACGGCTGCAACGGCCTTGTTGCCCCGGAAAGGCGGAATCATCATGGAATACTTGAATGGAATGTCGTGGGTCCGGATCGTATTCCCGTCTTGTCCCACCTCCTCGACATGCATCATCTGGTCTTCAACCTTGGTGACCTTGGCATTGGTAATCCACTTGATGTCCTGATTCCTGAATTCGGATTCCAGCAAACCCTTGGAGTCCCCGACCCCTCCAAGCCCCAGATGTCCAATATAGGGTTCGCTTGTCACAAATGTCATGGGAACCTTGTTTCTCATCCTGAGCTTTCGAAGGTGACGATCAAGAATAAACGCATATTCATAGGCCGGCCCAAAGCAGCTGGCTCCCTGAAAGCTTCCGACAACGACGGGGCCGGGGTTTTTTAAAAACTCTCCCAGTTTTTCGTAGGCCTTTTCGGCGTG
Encoded proteins:
- a CDS encoding carboxymuconolactone decarboxylase family protein, yielding MSDDDIRNRYRDLLGFVPENIEKRFSLAGLSGKPDSIGAIERFREEMIHDNPLDRKTQQLVHLAMFLAQGNRAAAMLHVRGALKAGATPAELYGVCETGAIVGGMPVYSLAVDLVHDVLREQGFWERSNPPATSETS
- a CDS encoding NAD(P)/FAD-dependent oxidoreductase, which produces MTISSQVKEIVVLGAGTGGMPAAYELASTLGKKVHVTVINAYDFFQFVPSNPWVAVGWRTRADTTFLIRPYLEKKGITFIAKAAVALKPKENSIELIDGEIIRYDYLVITTGPRLAFDLIEGAGPEGFTQSVCSVDHAEKAYEKLGEFLKNPGPVVVGSFQGASCFGPAYEYAFILDRHLRKLRMRNKVPMTFVTSEPYIGHLGLGGVGDSKGLLESEFRNQDIKWITNAKVTKVEDQMMHVEEVGQDGNTIRTHDIPFKYSMMIPPFRGNKAVAAVTDMVNPGGFVIIDDYQRSKAYKNIYSAGVCVAIPPVETTPVPTGTPKTGYMIESMVTAIVHNIKAEIEGREPDTKGTWNAICLADMGDTGAAFVALPQIPPRNVAWMKKGKWVHLAKIAFEKYFIRKMKTGSSEPIYEKYMLKALGIERLQQ